A portion of the Stigmatella aurantiaca DW4/3-1 genome contains these proteins:
- a CDS encoding serine/threonine-protein kinase, which produces MSDRTREDKKRSPSAPSPDDQDTQVIPPPSPPVPWDASPGRAMSSPPVAENQDPQVFETTTTSPSLWRPPRDVPLPGRTVAGRYTVLDRLGEGGMSVVLAAYDVRLDRRVALKLLNPRPGTAQERSELRMVREAQAMARLNHPHVVAVYDSGTLEDGSLFIAMEYVEGQTLRQWHAEKPRNWREVLEVFLAAGRGLAAAHQAGLVHRDFKPDNVLVGRDGRVRVTDFGVARTESSSGGPVLALPMPLPPGAWDTSLTQPGFVVGTPRYLAPELLQGASADARSDLFSFCVALYEALCGQPAFAGSTDRERSLARIEGRITPPPPQLPGWLMRAVLQGLSPQPAQRPASMPVLLKALAEDPALRRGVWIRGALVASVGLGLAALAAWGWWGQQEQGPRCSQMPSRLDGVWDGAVQQRIRQALEGTGLPYAPATADRVSAALEGYARTWGRMRVEACEAARGQARESRGLAVLQEYCLERRRSQLRAVTELLGRGPDPELVPRAVEAAQALPPLEYCMDAQALMAAVPPPEDPRVRAQAEALHAEVDRLETLYEAGKYAEGMALGEQLLPKVEPVAHAPLRARTLYHFAQNLEGAGEFKRAEALAREAIPLAAEGRDDALTARSWGLLVLLVSNRQGRHDEAKGLQLITSAAAARTEDVLARAEALNALGMLFNGQEQYAEAREAFERARVLWEQVRGPKHPYVAGFRSNLGIALFLQGRYEEARQQSAGAQAVWEEVLGPEHPYLIHALISQGAALWRLGRLPEAVALLERAQALIEKGLGPEHPFLTEPLSVLGFVLTDMGRYPEARQRLSRSLALVEKVMGPEHPGVADPLLGLAHLHRLQGASAEALPLLERALERAQGSTRAEVQFELAQTLWQFQTRRPRARELATQAHAYWQRLEHPQSAQVQQWLSSHSLSP; this is translated from the coding sequence ATGAGCGACAGGACTCGGGAGGACAAGAAGCGAAGTCCATCGGCTCCCTCGCCGGATGATCAGGACACCCAGGTCATTCCCCCTCCCTCGCCGCCCGTCCCCTGGGATGCCTCCCCGGGGCGGGCCATGAGCTCTCCCCCCGTCGCGGAGAATCAGGACCCGCAGGTCTTCGAGACGACGACGACGAGCCCGAGCCTCTGGCGGCCGCCCCGGGATGTGCCGCTCCCGGGGCGCACCGTGGCCGGCCGCTACACGGTGTTGGATCGGCTCGGCGAGGGGGGAATGAGTGTCGTGCTGGCCGCCTATGACGTGCGGCTGGACCGGCGCGTGGCCCTCAAGCTGTTGAACCCGCGTCCGGGGACTGCCCAGGAGCGCTCGGAGCTGCGCATGGTGCGCGAGGCCCAGGCCATGGCCCGCCTCAACCATCCGCACGTGGTGGCGGTCTACGACTCGGGCACGCTCGAGGATGGCTCGCTCTTCATCGCCATGGAGTACGTGGAAGGGCAGACGCTGCGCCAGTGGCACGCAGAGAAACCCCGGAACTGGCGCGAGGTGCTGGAGGTCTTCCTGGCCGCGGGGCGGGGGCTGGCCGCGGCGCACCAGGCGGGCCTCGTGCACCGGGACTTCAAGCCGGACAACGTGCTGGTGGGCCGGGATGGGCGTGTCCGGGTGACGGACTTTGGTGTGGCGCGCACGGAGTCTTCATCGGGCGGGCCCGTGCTGGCCCTGCCCATGCCGCTGCCCCCGGGCGCCTGGGACACCTCGCTCACCCAGCCAGGCTTCGTGGTGGGCACGCCGAGGTATCTGGCCCCGGAGCTGCTCCAGGGCGCCTCGGCGGACGCGCGCAGCGATCTGTTCTCCTTCTGTGTCGCCCTCTACGAGGCCCTGTGTGGCCAGCCGGCCTTCGCGGGGAGCACGGACCGCGAGCGCTCCCTGGCCCGCATCGAGGGGCGCATCACGCCGCCCCCGCCCCAGTTGCCGGGCTGGCTCATGCGGGCGGTGCTCCAGGGGTTGTCTCCTCAGCCCGCGCAGCGCCCCGCCTCCATGCCCGTGCTGCTCAAGGCGCTGGCGGAGGATCCTGCCCTCCGGCGCGGCGTCTGGATTCGCGGCGCCTTGGTGGCCTCGGTGGGCTTGGGGTTGGCGGCGCTGGCCGCCTGGGGCTGGTGGGGACAACAGGAGCAGGGCCCCCGGTGTTCTCAGATGCCCAGCCGGTTGGACGGTGTCTGGGATGGTGCCGTCCAGCAACGGATCCGGCAGGCCCTGGAGGGCACGGGATTGCCCTATGCGCCGGCCACCGCGGATCGCGTCTCGGCGGCGTTGGAGGGGTACGCGCGGACGTGGGGGCGGATGCGCGTGGAGGCCTGCGAGGCGGCGCGTGGGCAGGCGCGGGAGTCCCGGGGGCTGGCGGTGTTGCAGGAGTATTGCCTGGAGCGGCGGCGCAGCCAGCTGCGCGCCGTCACCGAGTTGCTGGGGCGGGGCCCGGATCCCGAGCTCGTGCCCCGCGCCGTGGAGGCCGCCCAGGCCTTGCCGCCCCTGGAGTATTGCATGGACGCCCAGGCGCTGATGGCGGCGGTGCCTCCGCCCGAGGATCCGCGCGTGCGCGCCCAGGCCGAGGCGCTGCATGCGGAGGTGGACCGGCTGGAGACGTTGTATGAGGCCGGCAAATACGCGGAAGGGATGGCACTCGGCGAGCAGCTGTTGCCGAAGGTGGAGCCGGTCGCCCATGCGCCCCTGAGGGCACGGACCCTGTACCACTTCGCCCAGAATCTGGAGGGGGCCGGCGAGTTCAAGCGGGCCGAGGCCCTGGCGCGAGAGGCCATTCCCCTGGCCGCGGAGGGGCGGGACGATGCCCTGACGGCGCGCTCCTGGGGGTTGCTGGTGCTGCTGGTGAGCAACCGGCAGGGGCGCCATGACGAGGCGAAGGGATTGCAGCTCATCACGTCCGCGGCGGCGGCGCGGACCGAGGATGTGCTGGCGCGCGCCGAGGCCCTCAACGCGCTGGGCATGCTGTTCAACGGCCAGGAGCAATACGCCGAGGCGCGAGAGGCCTTCGAGCGGGCGCGGGTGCTCTGGGAGCAGGTACGGGGCCCGAAGCATCCCTACGTGGCGGGGTTCCGCAGCAACCTGGGCATCGCGCTGTTTCTCCAGGGGCGGTACGAAGAGGCCCGGCAACAATCGGCCGGGGCGCAGGCGGTCTGGGAGGAAGTCCTCGGGCCCGAGCACCCGTACCTCATCCACGCGCTCATCAGCCAGGGGGCCGCGCTCTGGCGGCTGGGAAGGCTCCCGGAGGCGGTGGCCCTGCTGGAGCGGGCGCAAGCCCTGATCGAAAAGGGATTGGGCCCCGAGCACCCTTTTCTGACGGAGCCCTTGAGCGTGCTGGGGTTCGTGTTGACGGACATGGGGCGTTATCCGGAAGCGCGTCAGCGGTTGAGCCGGTCGCTGGCGCTGGTCGAGAAGGTGATGGGCCCGGAGCATCCAGGGGTGGCCGATCCCCTGCTGGGCCTGGCCCACCTCCACCGGCTGCAGGGGGCGTCCGCCGAGGCCCTGCCCTTGCTGGAGCGAGCGCTGGAGCGTGCTCAGGGCTCCACCCGCGCCGAGGTGCAGTTCGAGCTGGCCCAGACGCTCTGGCAATTCCAAACACGGCGTCCGCGCGCCCGCGAACTGGCCACCCAGGCCCATGCGTACTGGCAGCGGTTGGAACACCCGCAGAGCGCGCAGGTCCAGCAATGGCTGTCGAGCCATTCCCTGTCGCCATGA
- a CDS encoding vWA domain-containing protein yields MSRTVLLLSAAALLAVGALALGRPPPPPVTDTTHTVALPDEEAATQVLPLVVSQDTGALSLEGKLSGAWVHSGPSEAFAVLEVKAHAPQERRRVPVNVALVIDRSGSMRGQKLDDAKRAAREFITRVSEEDRVALVHYGTDVTVFPSTLATPETREQMLTFVNAIEDEGSTNISGGLEAAAQQLQKNADQFRVSRIILLSDGQPTAGLTREEQLTALARNLRSQGMAVSALGVGEDFNENLMQGIADQGGGFSGFLRSDQLAEVFTRELEQATSTVARAVEVRLSLPPSVLSVEVMGVNAVREAHAVRVPLYDMAGGQSARLVVKLSLETKPSERPLELLTGTVHYIDVEKDRPAQASVVLTARSTEDAQVVRAHLDKDVRVHAHRALGTQQMRAAAEEMKKGNRRGALDLMGNARSLFGASAAALAGDIAELDRSQAAYEGAQSESEQRHQARQLQNKAIKNFGQENSY; encoded by the coding sequence ATGAGCCGCACCGTCCTGCTGCTGTCCGCCGCCGCGCTGCTCGCCGTGGGCGCGCTGGCCCTGGGCCGCCCCCCACCGCCGCCCGTCACGGACACCACCCACACCGTGGCCCTGCCGGACGAGGAGGCCGCCACCCAGGTGCTCCCCCTGGTGGTCTCCCAAGACACGGGGGCCCTGTCGCTGGAGGGCAAGCTGTCCGGGGCCTGGGTGCACTCGGGTCCGAGCGAGGCCTTCGCCGTGCTGGAGGTGAAGGCCCACGCGCCCCAGGAGCGGCGCCGCGTGCCGGTGAACGTGGCGCTGGTCATCGACCGCTCCGGCTCCATGCGCGGGCAGAAGCTGGATGACGCCAAGCGCGCCGCGCGCGAGTTCATCACCCGGGTGAGCGAGGAGGACCGGGTGGCGCTGGTGCACTACGGCACGGACGTCACCGTGTTCCCCAGCACGCTGGCGACGCCGGAGACCCGGGAGCAGATGCTGACCTTCGTGAACGCCATCGAGGATGAGGGCTCCACCAACATCAGCGGAGGCCTGGAGGCGGCCGCCCAGCAGCTCCAGAAAAACGCGGACCAGTTCCGGGTGAGCCGCATCATCCTCCTGAGCGATGGGCAGCCCACCGCGGGCCTCACACGCGAGGAGCAACTGACGGCGCTGGCACGCAACCTGCGCTCCCAGGGCATGGCCGTGAGCGCCCTGGGCGTGGGCGAGGACTTCAACGAGAACCTGATGCAGGGCATCGCGGACCAGGGCGGCGGCTTCAGCGGCTTCTTGCGCTCGGATCAGCTCGCCGAGGTGTTCACCCGCGAGTTGGAGCAAGCCACGAGCACGGTGGCGCGCGCCGTGGAAGTGCGGCTGAGCCTGCCGCCCTCCGTCCTCTCGGTGGAGGTGATGGGCGTGAACGCCGTGCGCGAGGCCCACGCCGTGCGCGTGCCGCTGTACGACATGGCGGGCGGCCAATCGGCCCGGCTGGTGGTGAAGCTCTCCCTGGAGACGAAGCCCTCGGAGCGCCCCTTGGAGCTGCTCACCGGCACGGTGCACTACATCGACGTGGAGAAAGACCGCCCGGCGCAGGCGAGCGTCGTGCTGACGGCGCGCTCCACGGAGGACGCCCAGGTGGTCAGGGCCCACCTGGACAAGGACGTGCGCGTGCACGCACACCGGGCCCTGGGCACCCAGCAGATGCGCGCGGCGGCCGAGGAGATGAAGAAGGGCAACCGCCGGGGCGCCTTGGACCTGATGGGCAACGCCCGGAGCCTCTTCGGCGCGAGCGCCGCGGCGCTGGCGGGCGACATCGCGGAGTTGGACCGCTCCCAGGCCGCCTACGAGGGCGCCCAGAGCGAGTCCGAGCAGCGCCACCAGGCCCGCCAGCTCCAAAACAAAGCCATCAAGAACTTTGGGCAGGAAAATTCGTATTGA
- a CDS encoding PAS domain S-box protein translates to MSEPSRSDRVHRQIIDSLDEVVFQLDTQGVWTFLNPAWTALTGYRPEESVGHSFLDSVHPKDREAHQQLFQEVLKQPPARQRFEGRYLSRDGGERWVEMVARPLRGEDGSVQGLCGTLTDVSERRRTHDALSQRERYLGALVEMQQRLLVAQQGEESYKGVLGPIGQATGASRVYVFILHRDEAGKVLVSQRAEWCAPGISPEIDNPSLQNLPMEPAFSRWVEQLSRGEKIAALVKDLPDAERALLEQQDVKSVLVLPLRVNDVLAGFIGFDNCVEARPWAQLEVDLLSAAAGAISLELEHRQFESALRERETRYRQLAENASDIQYRYRLENPRSFLFVSRVVSDRLGYSPEEHYADPELWHKRIHPGDLPALTQLLESPQSVSNKPVVLRFTCRDGRTRWLEHTVAPVLNGNGRPVSVEGIARDITDRREVEEALKMSEASFRILLEGVTDAAAIQRDGRIVYANMALVTTLGFDRPDQLVGRALMRFVEDDLEEVPGPPPDPSGIKGMITGERRLVRRDGKTRVAELVSLPLLFDGAPAVVSIARDVTEQRQLQARLTLADRLASVGTLAAGIAHEINNPLAFVISNLSFLSEEMRRSQLSLEGSQSSNAASGTGPKLRQRAELDLAEWQEVLSEAYEGAERVRQIVRQLKTFSRPDEERLSPVDIHQVLDSVVMMAANEIRHRAQLHRDYASVPMVMANEGRLCQVFLNLVVNAAQAIPEGDAQRHSIRLVTRRLDPGRVLIEVQDSGSGIPREALGRIFDPFFTTKPVGVGTGLGLSICHGIITNLGGEISADSEMGKGSTFRVILPSLEPRTRTRAHAALPAAQPATQRKGRVLVVDDEPGVGKVLRRILKEHEVEVASGGRQALERLQREPDFFDAVLCDVMMPDLGGKDLYEAVRRTQSGLERRFIFVSGGAFTTNAREFLEAIPNPKLEKPFNEPALRQIVQDLVSRGPSSR, encoded by the coding sequence ATGTCCGAGCCCAGCCGCAGCGATCGCGTCCACCGGCAGATCATCGACAGCCTCGATGAAGTGGTGTTCCAACTGGACACCCAAGGGGTGTGGACATTTCTCAACCCTGCGTGGACGGCGCTGACGGGCTATCGCCCCGAAGAGAGCGTGGGCCACTCCTTCCTCGACTCCGTCCACCCGAAGGACCGGGAAGCCCACCAGCAGCTGTTTCAAGAAGTCCTGAAACAGCCTCCCGCGCGTCAACGGTTCGAGGGGCGCTACCTGTCCCGGGATGGCGGCGAGCGCTGGGTGGAGATGGTGGCCCGGCCCCTGCGCGGCGAAGACGGCAGCGTGCAGGGCCTCTGTGGGACGCTCACCGACGTGAGCGAGCGGCGCCGGACCCACGACGCGCTCTCCCAGCGCGAGCGCTACCTGGGCGCGCTCGTGGAGATGCAGCAGCGGCTGCTCGTGGCCCAGCAGGGAGAGGAGTCTTATAAAGGAGTGCTGGGGCCCATCGGCCAGGCCACCGGCGCCAGCCGCGTCTACGTCTTCATCCTGCACCGGGACGAGGCCGGCAAGGTGCTCGTGAGCCAGCGCGCCGAGTGGTGCGCGCCCGGCATCTCCCCGGAGATCGACAACCCGTCCCTGCAGAACCTCCCCATGGAGCCCGCCTTCTCCCGCTGGGTGGAGCAGCTGTCCCGGGGGGAGAAGATCGCGGCCCTGGTGAAGGACCTCCCCGACGCGGAGCGCGCCCTCCTCGAGCAGCAGGACGTGAAATCGGTCCTCGTTTTGCCGCTGCGCGTCAACGACGTGCTGGCGGGCTTCATCGGCTTCGACAACTGCGTGGAGGCCCGCCCCTGGGCGCAGTTGGAGGTGGACCTGCTGTCGGCGGCCGCCGGCGCCATCTCCCTGGAGCTGGAGCACCGCCAGTTCGAGAGCGCGCTGCGTGAGCGGGAGACGCGCTACCGGCAGCTCGCGGAGAACGCCTCGGACATCCAGTACCGGTACCGGCTGGAGAACCCGCGCAGCTTCCTCTTCGTCAGCCGCGTGGTGAGTGACCGGCTGGGCTACAGCCCCGAGGAGCACTACGCGGACCCCGAGCTGTGGCACAAGCGGATCCACCCCGGAGATCTGCCGGCGCTCACCCAGCTCCTGGAGAGCCCCCAGTCGGTGAGCAACAAGCCGGTGGTGCTGCGCTTCACCTGCCGGGATGGGCGCACGCGGTGGCTGGAGCACACCGTGGCCCCGGTGCTCAATGGCAACGGGCGCCCGGTGTCCGTGGAAGGCATCGCCCGGGACATCACCGACCGCCGCGAGGTGGAAGAGGCCCTCAAGATGTCCGAGGCCAGCTTCCGCATCCTCCTGGAGGGGGTGACGGACGCGGCGGCCATCCAGCGCGATGGCCGCATCGTCTACGCCAACATGGCGCTCGTCACCACGCTGGGCTTCGACCGGCCCGATCAGCTTGTCGGACGGGCGCTCATGCGCTTCGTCGAGGATGACCTGGAAGAGGTGCCCGGCCCGCCCCCGGATCCCAGCGGCATCAAGGGGATGATCACCGGTGAGCGGCGGCTGGTGCGGCGCGACGGCAAGACGCGCGTGGCGGAGCTCGTCTCGCTGCCGCTGCTGTTCGACGGCGCCCCCGCGGTGGTCTCCATCGCGCGCGACGTGACGGAGCAGCGCCAGCTCCAGGCGCGGCTGACGCTGGCGGACCGGCTCGCCTCGGTGGGCACGCTGGCGGCGGGCATCGCCCACGAAATCAACAACCCGCTGGCCTTCGTCATCTCCAACCTGAGCTTCCTGTCCGAGGAGATGCGCCGCAGCCAGCTGTCGCTGGAGGGCTCCCAGTCGAGCAACGCCGCCTCCGGCACCGGCCCGAAGCTGCGCCAGCGCGCGGAGTTGGATCTCGCCGAGTGGCAGGAGGTGCTCAGCGAGGCGTACGAGGGCGCCGAGCGCGTGCGGCAGATCGTCCGCCAGCTGAAGACCTTCTCGCGCCCGGACGAGGAGCGGCTGAGCCCGGTGGACATCCACCAGGTGCTCGACTCGGTGGTGATGATGGCGGCCAACGAGATCCGCCACCGCGCCCAGCTGCACCGGGACTACGCCTCGGTGCCCATGGTCATGGCCAACGAGGGCAGGCTGTGCCAGGTGTTCCTCAACCTGGTGGTGAACGCCGCCCAGGCCATCCCCGAGGGCGATGCGCAGCGGCACTCCATCCGCCTGGTCACCCGGCGCCTGGATCCGGGCCGCGTGCTCATCGAGGTGCAGGACTCGGGCTCGGGGATTCCCCGCGAGGCACTGGGCCGCATCTTCGACCCGTTCTTCACCACCAAACCGGTGGGCGTGGGCACGGGGCTGGGCCTGTCCATCTGCCACGGCATCATCACCAACCTGGGCGGCGAGATTTCCGCCGACAGCGAGATGGGCAAGGGCTCCACGTTCCGCGTCATCCTGCCCTCGCTGGAGCCGCGCACCCGCACGCGCGCCCACGCCGCCCTGCCCGCGGCGCAGCCAGCCACGCAGCGCAAGGGCCGCGTGCTGGTGGTGGACGATGAGCCCGGCGTGGGCAAGGTGCTGCGGCGCATCCTCAAGGAGCACGAGGTGGAGGTGGCCTCCGGCGGGCGGCAGGCGCTGGAGCGGTTGCAGCGCGAGCCGGACTTCTTCGACGCCGTGCTGTGCGACGTGATGATGCCGGACCTGGGCGGCAAGGACCTCTACGAGGCGGTGCGAAGGACCCAGTCGGGACTGGAGCGGCGCTTCATCTTCGTGTCCGGCGGCGCCTTCACCACCAACGCGCGCGAGTTCCTGGAGGCCATCCCCAACCCCAAGTTGGAGAAGCCCTTCAATGAGCCGGCCCTGCGGCAGATCGTCCAGGACCTCGTGAGCCGGGGCCCATCCTCCCGTTGA
- a CDS encoding PAS domain-containing protein, with translation MSLDRAWLASREEMDEDDSATGLESETGRDEPVRGGAGARSGKEGELVRRLMRVPMPALAVMDAAGRVVDANDSFLRLGGVGREDLEAGRMRWDALAAPESPAAGAQAMDMLRRLGTAGPLRRSTSVRTARGCPCCWRR, from the coding sequence ATGTCCTTGGATCGTGCCTGGCTGGCCTCGCGTGAGGAAATGGACGAGGACGACTCTGCCACCGGCCTCGAGTCGGAGACAGGGCGGGACGAGCCTGTTCGCGGGGGCGCAGGGGCTCGCTCCGGGAAGGAAGGAGAGCTGGTGCGGCGGCTGATGCGGGTGCCGATGCCGGCCTTGGCCGTCATGGATGCCGCGGGCCGGGTGGTGGATGCCAACGACAGTTTCCTGCGCCTGGGCGGCGTCGGGCGGGAGGACTTGGAGGCGGGCCGGATGCGCTGGGACGCGCTGGCGGCGCCGGAGTCTCCCGCCGCCGGGGCGCAGGCGATGGACATGTTGCGCCGGCTGGGCACGGCGGGCCCCTTGAGACGGAGTACGAGCGTCCGGACGGCTCGCGGGTGCCCGTGCTGCTGGCGGCGCTGA
- a CDS encoding GAF domain-containing sensor histidine kinase, with amino-acid sequence MPVLLAALSLEAPERLLVLVQDLTPRRRAEEALRFLSDASRELAEVRAEPEAILVGVAHLAVSAMASWCLVDVLQEDGCFRRVAAAHREPNCEALLREAPRYPPITDATSSLFQALARGESRVYPDFLPEHRALMARGAEQLGLLEQLGARSVMLVPMRSRGRAVGLLTFASCDVGRRYGSEDLEMVEELARRVVAAVDNARLYHEGQDAVRLRDEFLGIASHELKTPLTPLRLRLQMLQRQVEGASRSGEPLPAERFSEALDVALRQVRKLTDLVDNLLDVSRISAGRMKLELEEVDLAALAAELVSRFTPSAAQLGCVLELHAPAPVLGRWDRLRVEQVVTNLLTNALKYGAGRPVAVRVEGAGERARLTVKDQGIGIAEEDLARIFERFERAVSDRHYGGLGLGLYITRQIVEAFGGTVGVTSRPGMGSTFTLELPRGTASVP; translated from the coding sequence GTGCCCGTGCTGCTGGCGGCGCTGAGCTTGGAGGCGCCCGAGCGGCTGCTGGTGCTGGTGCAGGACCTGACGCCGCGCCGGCGGGCGGAGGAGGCCCTGCGCTTCCTGTCCGACGCCAGCCGGGAGCTGGCCGAGGTGCGGGCCGAGCCGGAGGCCATCCTGGTGGGGGTGGCGCACCTGGCGGTCAGCGCGATGGCGAGCTGGTGTCTGGTGGATGTGCTGCAGGAGGATGGGTGTTTCCGGCGAGTGGCCGCGGCGCACCGGGAGCCCAACTGCGAGGCGCTCCTGCGCGAGGCGCCGCGCTATCCCCCCATCACGGATGCCACCAGCTCGCTGTTCCAGGCGCTGGCGCGGGGGGAGTCGCGCGTCTACCCGGACTTCCTTCCGGAGCATCGCGCCCTGATGGCGCGGGGGGCCGAGCAACTCGGCCTGCTGGAGCAGCTGGGGGCGCGCTCGGTGATGCTGGTGCCCATGCGTTCGCGGGGCCGGGCGGTGGGCCTGCTCACCTTCGCCTCGTGTGACGTGGGGCGGCGCTACGGCTCGGAGGACCTGGAGATGGTGGAGGAGTTGGCGCGCCGCGTCGTGGCGGCGGTGGACAACGCCCGGCTCTACCACGAGGGCCAGGATGCGGTGCGCCTGCGCGACGAGTTCCTGGGCATCGCCAGCCATGAGCTGAAGACACCGCTGACGCCCTTGCGGCTCCGGCTCCAGATGCTCCAGCGCCAGGTGGAAGGGGCCAGCCGCAGCGGGGAGCCCCTGCCGGCCGAGCGCTTCTCGGAGGCGCTGGATGTCGCACTGCGTCAGGTGCGCAAGCTGACGGACCTGGTGGACAACCTGCTGGATGTCTCACGCATCTCGGCTGGCCGGATGAAGCTGGAGCTGGAGGAGGTGGACCTCGCGGCGCTGGCGGCGGAGCTGGTCTCGCGCTTCACCCCATCGGCGGCCCAGCTGGGCTGTGTGCTGGAACTGCACGCGCCGGCGCCGGTGCTCGGGCGCTGGGACCGGCTGCGGGTGGAGCAGGTGGTGACGAACCTGCTGACCAACGCGCTGAAGTACGGCGCGGGGCGGCCGGTGGCGGTGCGGGTGGAGGGGGCCGGGGAGCGGGCCCGCCTCACGGTGAAGGATCAAGGCATCGGCATCGCCGAGGAGGACCTCGCCCGCATCTTCGAGCGCTTCGAGCGGGCGGTGAGCGACCGCCACTACGGAGGGCTGGGGTTGGGGCTCTACATCACCCGGCAGATCGTCGAGGCCTTTGGCGGCACGGTCGGGGTGACCAGCAGGCCTGGCATGGGCTCCACCTTCACGCTGGAGCTGCCGAGGGGCACGGCCTCCGTGCCGTGA
- a CDS encoding GreA/GreB family elongation factor, which translates to MGIDKRALMAQLAERLQHSDRLAHRAQAEAREAARSLATESEKKEDGRAAIEYGSLATGQSARARRLHEELGILAAFSEAGAPRFRRGDPVALGAVVDVRTEDEQGYDERTFFVLPVGAGTELTGPGGDGFLSVITPASPVGRALLGRRAGDSVDVTLGGDVREWTVLEVA; encoded by the coding sequence ATGGGAATCGACAAAAGAGCGCTGATGGCCCAGCTCGCGGAGCGCCTCCAGCACAGTGACCGGCTCGCCCACCGCGCCCAGGCCGAGGCCCGGGAGGCCGCGCGCAGCCTCGCCACCGAGTCCGAGAAGAAAGAGGATGGCCGGGCCGCCATCGAGTACGGCAGCCTCGCCACCGGGCAGTCCGCCCGCGCCCGCCGCCTCCACGAGGAGTTGGGGATCCTCGCCGCCTTCTCCGAAGCAGGAGCGCCCCGCTTCCGCCGGGGAGACCCCGTCGCCCTGGGCGCCGTCGTCGATGTGCGCACCGAGGACGAGCAGGGCTATGACGAGCGCACCTTCTTCGTGCTCCCCGTGGGCGCGGGCACCGAGCTGACCGGCCCTGGCGGCGACGGCTTCCTCTCCGTCATCACCCCCGCCTCCCCCGTGGGCCGGGCCCTCCTGGGCCGCCGCGCCGGAGACAGCGTGGACGTCACCCTCGGCGGCGACGTGCGGGAGTGGACGGTGCTCGAGGTGGCCTGA
- a CDS encoding rhodanese-like domain-containing protein: protein MNPKELSEKARQLVAEGAVLLDVRTPEEFRQGHPEQALNIPVHDLPHRLAELGAPGTRVVVYCAAGGRSAMAVQVLRGGGYPDVFDLKSVSYW, encoded by the coding sequence ATGAACCCGAAAGAACTCTCAGAGAAGGCCCGGCAGCTCGTCGCGGAAGGCGCGGTGCTGCTGGATGTGCGGACGCCGGAGGAGTTCCGGCAAGGCCACCCCGAGCAGGCGCTCAACATCCCGGTGCACGACCTGCCGCATCGGCTGGCGGAGCTGGGCGCGCCGGGAACCCGGGTGGTGGTGTACTGCGCCGCTGGAGGCCGCAGCGCGATGGCTGTGCAGGTGCTGCGCGGCGGTGGCTATCCGGACGTCTTCGACCTGAAGTCCGTCTCGTACTGGTGA
- a CDS encoding prolipoprotein diacylglyceryl transferase, whose product MIPYVNPHSLKIGPIEPFGIFVALGIFLAARLIVKQSERQGLDPNPIHDYSMWGVAGGVVVGHLVHLLFYHPEELSKSPFQLFKVWDGLSSFGGLLGGIIAAVIFFRLRGIPFSRYADAFALGVAPGWGVARLGCFVAHDHPGTRTDFFLAVDFPASIYGGPRHDLGLYDAILLFSITGLLYALRNAGKLQGRLLHLLALIYACGRFCFDFMRATDLSYVDARYFGLTPAQYSCFLLVIYGVWGLVKKRAPQDGASSPTPRAVGTAR is encoded by the coding sequence GTGATTCCCTACGTCAATCCTCACTCGCTGAAGATCGGCCCCATCGAGCCGTTCGGCATTTTCGTCGCGCTGGGCATCTTCCTGGCCGCACGCCTCATCGTGAAGCAATCCGAGCGGCAGGGGCTCGATCCCAACCCCATTCATGACTACTCCATGTGGGGCGTGGCCGGCGGAGTGGTCGTGGGCCACCTCGTTCACCTGCTCTTCTACCACCCCGAGGAGCTCTCCAAGAGCCCCTTCCAGCTCTTCAAGGTCTGGGACGGTCTGTCCTCCTTCGGCGGATTGCTGGGCGGCATCATCGCCGCCGTCATCTTCTTCCGCCTGCGCGGCATCCCCTTCTCCCGGTACGCCGATGCCTTCGCCCTCGGGGTGGCCCCAGGCTGGGGCGTGGCCCGGCTTGGCTGCTTCGTCGCACACGACCATCCCGGCACGCGCACCGACTTCTTCCTGGCCGTGGACTTCCCCGCATCCATCTATGGGGGGCCCCGGCATGATCTCGGCCTCTACGATGCCATCCTGCTGTTCTCCATCACCGGCCTGCTCTACGCCCTGCGCAACGCGGGCAAGCTCCAGGGCCGGCTCCTGCACCTGCTCGCCCTGATCTACGCCTGTGGCCGTTTCTGCTTCGACTTCATGCGCGCCACCGACCTGAGCTACGTCGATGCGCGCTACTTCGGCCTCACCCCCGCCCAGTACAGCTGCTTCCTGCTGGTCATCTATGGGGTCTGGGGGCTGGTGAAGAAGCGCGCCCCTCAGGACGGCGCCTCCTCCCCCACGCCGCGCGCGGTGGGCACGGCGCGGTAG